A part of Rattus rattus isolate New Zealand chromosome 4, Rrattus_CSIRO_v1, whole genome shotgun sequence genomic DNA contains:
- the LOC116898802 gene encoding kxDL motif-containing protein 1-like yields MDIPDSASRVFCGRFLTVVNTDGVSAIILAQKNMLDLFEKTNEMFLNFNNPSHVRLQQMSESFMHHIRTLVDMKRSLDSIFCRIRTLKGKLVQQHPETFSHTPEGSLLEEEDEDPVPPSIATTIATSEQSTGSCDTSPDTASPSFGLGFEVLSHM; encoded by the coding sequence ATGGACATTCCAGACTCAGCCTCAAGGGTCTTCTGTGGCCGCTTCCTCACCGTGGTGAATACTGATGGTGTCAGTGCCATAATTCTGGCCCAGAAGAACATGCTGGACCTCTTCGAGAAAACCAACGAGATGTTTCTGAACTTCAACAATCCGTCCCATGTGCGGCTGCAACAGATGAGTGAGAGCTTCATGCACCATATCCGCACCTTGGTGGACATGAAACGGAGCCTGGACAGCATTTTCTGCAGGATCAGGACACTGAAGGGGAAGCTGGTCCAGCAGCACCCAGAGACCTTCAGCCACACCCCAGAGGGCTCACTcctagaggaggaagatgaagaccCTGTTCCGCCCAGTATCGCCACAACCATTGCCACCTCAGAGCAGAGCACAGGCTCCTGTGACACCAGCCCTGACACTGCCTCTCCATCCTTTGGTCTTGGCTTTGAAGTCCTATCACACATGTGA